In Halanaerobium praevalens DSM 2228, the DNA window TCAGACACATGTCACATAACGATTCTGAGATTTTGTGCTCGTGCCTGATTCCGTTAGGAACTGGCGTAAAGCTTGCTTTTCCATATCCGTGATTGTTTTAACTGCAAGCTTTATGACAAAAGATATGGTGCCAATCCCATGTTATGTGACTTACTTTTTATTTTAAGCGTTTCCATTTAGCATTTCTTCCTTTTCCTAGAACTTCTATTATATTATCTTTTTTTAATTGTCTCAAAACTCTATCAATAGTTGAATCAGATACATCAGGACAGGCATTTCTAATATCATCTTTAGAAAAAGTTCCTATAATATTCTTTACTGCCTGTTCAACCCTATAGCTTTTATTACCTTTCTTTGACTTCACCATACCTACACGATCTTCAAATTCTTTATAGGCTGCTAAAAGTGTTCCCAAAAAGTATTCTAACCAGAAAAACAAATTATGTTTTCCCTCATGCCAGCCCATGGAAGATTTATTTAATGTTTCATAATAACTTGATTTACTGTCTTCTATGATCTTTTCTAAACTTATATATCTTCCTACTTTATGATCATATTTATATAATAATAGTAATGTTAATAATCTTGATATTCTTCCATTTCCATCATTAAAAGGGTGGATACAAAGAAAATCTAAGATAAAGCTTCCAATTAAAATTAATGGTTCTATATTTTGTTCCTGTATTTCATTGTTTAAAAAATTACAGAGAGAATCCATGGCAGTGGCAGTATTTGATGCAGCAACCGGTTTAAATCTAACAAATTTTTCACCATTAGGTAGGATCTCACCAATAATATTATTCTGACTTTTCCAACTTCCACCTTTTTCAGATATATATTTATACATATCACGATGTAACTGTAAAATTATATTTGAAGTTACAGGTATTGCATCATAAGAAGTATGAATAGTATTTAAAACATCTCTATAACCTGCTATTTCTCCTTCTGATCTTTCTCTAAGATTGGTATCATCTTTCATTATTTCTTTTAGTCTTTTATCAGTAATTACAATTCCTTCAATACTGTTTGAAGCTTTTGTACTCTTTATAACAGCGACTTCTTGAAGCTTTTCTAATATTTGTGGTGACTGTTCTATATATAAATCCTGTTTTCCCTTATATTCGTTTATTTTACCAATTAATTTAACAATATTCATTGGTATATTTAACTTTTTTAATCTATCATTGACCCTC includes these proteins:
- a CDS encoding Fic family protein, giving the protein MNIVKLIGKINEYKGKQDLYIEQSPQILEKLQEVAVIKSTKASNSIEGIVITDKRLKEIMKDDTNLRERSEGEIAGYRDVLNTIHTSYDAIPVTSNIILQLHRDMYKYISEKGGSWKSQNNIIGEILPNGEKFVRFKPVAASNTATAMDSLCNFLNNEIQEQNIEPLILIGSFILDFLCIHPFNDGNGRISRLLTLLLLYKYDHKVGRYISLEKIIEDSKSSYYETLNKSSMGWHEGKHNLFFWLEYFLGTLLAAYKEFEDRVGMVKSKKGNKSYRVEQAVKNIIGTFSKDDIRNACPDVSDSTIDRVLRQLKKDNIIEVLGKGRNAKWKRLK